CACCAGCCGCCAGCTGAAGGAGCGCCTGGAGCGCGAGACCGTGCACAACGTGGCGCTGAAGGTCGAGCAGCTCGAGGACGCGGACAAGTTCCTGGTTTCCGGCCGCGGCGAGCTGCACCTGTCGGTGCTGATCGAGAACATGCGCCGCGAGGGCTACGAGCTGGCCGTGTCGCGCCCGGAGGTCATCATCAAGGAGATCGACGGCCAGCTGATGGAGCCGATCGAGCAGCTGGTGGTGGACATCGAGGAGCAGCACCAGGGCGGCGTGATGGAGAAGCTGGGCATCCGCAAGGCCCAGCTGAAGAACATGGAGCCGGACGGCAAGGGCCGCGTGCGCCTGGACTATGAAATCCCGGCGCGTGGCCTGATCGGCTTCCAGAACGAGTTCAAGACCCTGACCCAGGGCTCGGGCCTGCTGTTCCACGTGTTCGACCACTACGGCCCGAAGGAACAGGGCGCCATCGCCAAGCGCCCGAACGGCGTGATGATCGCCAATGCCGCCGGCCCGACCCCGGCCTACGCGCTGGGCCCGCTGGAAGAGCGTGGCCGCCTGTTCGCCGCCGAGGGCGACAACGTCTACGAAGGCCAGCTGATCGGCATCCACTCCAAGGACAACGACCTGACGGTCAACGCGATCAAGACCAAGCCGCTGACCAACATGCGCGCTTCGGGCAAGGACGACGCGATCAAGCTGACCCCGGCGCTGAAGTTCTCGCTGGAGCAGGCGCTGGACTTCATCGAGGACGACGAGCTGGTCGAGGTCACCCCGAAGGAAATCCGCCTGCGCAAGAAGATGCTGACCGAGAGCGACCGCAAGCGCGCTTCCCGCTCGGCCTGAGCCTGCCCGGCGCGGCCTGTCCGCGCACGGGAAGGAAAACGGAGAACGCCGGCCCTGGTGGCCGGCGTTTTCCGTTTTGGACCCTGCCCAATTCCCTTCGCGCTCAGCCTGCCGGCGGCGGAGGTGGGGCGATCGGCATCTCGCCATCCTCGGCGCGCGGCGAGTCGGGCACCTCGACACCGGCATCGTGGCGGCGCCGCATCGGCTCCTCGCCGGCCACGTCGATCTGCGCGCGCATCCGCGGCAGCGCATAGGGATGCTTGCTGGCGAGGAAGTCGATCATCCGCTCGCGCACCGCGCAGCGCAGGTCGAAGGCCTGTCCGGAATCGGGCGAGCTCACCAGCAGGCGCACCTGCATCACGTGCTCGGCGGTCTCGGTGACCTGGGCGATGCACACCCGCCCATCCCAGCGAGGATCGTCCTTGCAGATGCGTTCCAGCTCCGCGCGCACCTCGTCCATCGGCGTGCGGTAGTCCAGCCACAGGAAGGCGGTGCCCAGCATCTGCGCGGTGCGCCGGGTCCAGTTCTGGAACGGGTTCTCGATGAACCAGGACAGCGGCACCACCATGCGCCGCTCGTCCCAGATCCGCACCACCACGTAGGTGCTGGTGATCTCCTCGATCCGGCCCCACTCGCCTTCCACGATCACCACGTCGTCCAGCCGGATCGGCTGGGCCAGGGCGATCTGCAGGCCGGCGATCAGGTTGCCGAACACCGGGCGCGCGGCGATACCGGCGACCAGGCCGGCGATACCCGCCGAAGCCAGCAGGGTCGCACCCACCTGGCGCACCGCCGGGAAGGTCATCAGCGCCAACGCGGCACCGAGCAGGATGATCCCGCCCTGCACCACCCGGCTCAGCACCCGGGTCTGGGTCTGGATCCGGCGCGCGTGCAGGTTGTCGGCCACCTCCATCGGGTTGTGGCGCAGGATCGAGGCCTCGACCGCGCCGACGATCCGCACCAGCAGCCAGGTGACGCAGCCGAACACCGCCAGGCGCAGCAGGTGCAGCCAGTTGGCCAGGTGCTCCTCCGGCATCGGCACCGCGCGCAGGGCCTGGCCGAGGAAGACCAGCGGCAGGGCGAAGGCCAGCGGCAGGATCACCGCGTGGGCCACGCGGGCGCGGCTGGAGTCCTTCAGCGCGACGCGGCGCGCGAACCGGCGCAGCACGTAGTGCACCAGCAGGCCCAGCAGCAGGGCCGCGCCGATCGGGATGGCATAGGCGACCGCAAGGCGCCAGTCGGGCACCGGCACGCCGGCGATGAGGAAATGGGGATCGGGCATCTGTCTGCTCTCGCGTTGCCGTGAGTGGTAGCCATGCCCTTCATGTCACTGCGGCATGGCGCACCGGTCGATGCACCATGCTGCCGATGCCGGCGTGAGGAACGCGCAAGCGCGCCCCGCGCCTCAGCATCACCCGCGGACTTCAGCCGTGCGCTTCGACCGGGCGCTGCGCCTGCGCCTGCTTGCGCACGATGGCCATCGCGATCTCCAGCGACTGCTCGTAGTTCAGGCGCGGATCGACGGTGGAGCGGTAGGCGCGTTCCAGGTCCACGTCCTTGAGCTCGCGCGCGCCGCCGGTGCATTCGGTCACGTCCTCGCCGGTCAGCTCCAGATGCACGCCGCCCAGGCGGGTGCCGGCCGCGGCATGCAGGTCGAAGCTCTGCTCGACCTCGCCGAGGATGTTGGCGAAGCGGCGGGTCTTGTAGCCGTTGCTGGTGCTCTCGGTGTTGCCGTGCATGGCGTCGCACACCCATAGCACGCGGCGGCCGTCACGCTTGAGCGCATCCAGCAGCGGCGGCAGTTTCTCGGCGATCTGGGCCGCGCCCATGCGGTGGATGAAGGTCAGGCGGCCCGGCTCGTCGTCCGGGTTGAGCACGTCGATCAGGCGCAGCAGCTGGTCCGGCTGCACCGACGGGCCGACCTTGATCGCGATGGGGTTGCGGATGCCGCGGAAGTACTCGACGTGGGCGCCATCCAGCGCGGCGGTGCGCATGCCGATCCACGGGTAGTGGGTGGACAGGTTAAACCAGCCCCACTGCCGCGGCACCTGCCGGGTCAGCGCCTCCTCGTACGGCAGCAGCAGTGCTTCGTGCGAGGTGTAGAAATCGATGCGGTTGAGGTTGTGCACCTCGGCGCCGGCCAGGGTCTCCATGAAGCGCACGGCGTCGCCGATGGAGTTGACCATCTTCTGGTAGTCCTCGGCCAGCGGCGAGCAGCCGACCCAGCTGAGGTTCCAGTACTCGGGGTGGTGCAGGTCGGCGAAACCGCCGTCGATCAGCGCCCGCACGAAGTTCATGGTCATGGCCGAGCGCGCATGCGCGGTGATCATGCGCTGCGGATCCGGCACGCGCGCCGCGGCGGTGAAGGCCGGACCGTTGACCACGTCGCCGCGGTAGCTGGGCAGGCTCACCTCGCCGCGGGTCTCCATGTCGGCCGAGCGCGGCTTGGCGTACTGGCCGGCGAAGCGGCCCACGCGCACCACCGGCAGGCGCAGGCCGTGCACCAGCACCAGGCTCATCTGCAGCAGCACCTTGAGCCGGTTGGAGATGGTGCCGGACTCGCAGTCGGAGAAGTTCTCGGCGCAGTCGCCGCCCTGCAGCAGGAAGCGCCTGCCCTCCTGGGCCTCAGCCAGCTGGCGCTTGAGCGCGAAGATCTCCCACGAGGTCACCAGCGGCGGCAGGTTGCGCAGCTCGGCCAGCGTGGCTTCCAGCGCGGCCTGGTCCGGATAGGTCGGCATCTGCAGCGCCGGGCGCGAGCGCCAGCTGCCTGGGGCCCAGTCGGCGGGCAGGTTGACGGGTTGCAGGCTGCGTTCGGAGGTGCTCATGGGGAGGTCCGGGGAAGGAGGAGCCAGCGGCTCAGTAACGGGTGCGGCCCTTGGGCCGGCGCAATGCCGCCACCAGGCCCCAGGCGGTCAGCAGGACGAAGCAGACCAGGCTCCAGGCCGGCATGCCCAGGCCCAGGAAGGTCCAGTCCACGTCGCCGCAGTTGCCGGTGCCGGTCAGTACCTTCCGCACCAGCTCGAGGGGTCCCATGGTTTCCTGCAGGAAGGACAGCGGCGGACCACACGACGGCGCCGCGTCCGGCGGCAGGCTCTGCAGCCACACGTGGCGGCCGGCGATGCCGATGCCGGCCAGGCCCGCCAGCGCGACCAGCGCGCCGTAGACCTGGCGCGCGCCAGTGCCCTTGGGCGCGTGCAGGCCACCGACCAGGAACACCAGCGCCAGCGCGGCGAAGGCGATGCGCTGGAAGATGCACAGTGGGCACGGCTCCAGCCCCTGGTAGAGCTGGGTGTAGATGGCGTAGGCCAGCAGGGCCACGCAGCCCAGGAAACCTGCGAGGAAACGTGCGCGGAAACTCCAGAACGGATTCATCGGCTGCTGTCGGAAGGCGATGTGCCGATTATTCCGCATCAGGCGACCGAACAGGAAAAAGCGTGACACCTGAAACGGAAAACCCCGGCCGGGGCCGGGGTCTTCGGGGTCTTGCCTGCGGCGCGATTACTCGGCGGCAGCTTCGGGGCGGTCGACCAGCTCGACGTACGCCATCGGGGCGTTGTCGCCGGCGCGGAAGCCGCACTTCAGGATGCGCAGGTAGCCACCCGGACGATCCTGGTAACGCGGACCGAACTTGGTGAACAGGTTGCCCACGGCTTCCTTGTCGCGCAGGCGGGCGAAGGCCAGGCGGCGGTTGGCGACGGAGTCGACCTTGGCCAGGGTGATCAGCGGCTCGGCGATGCGGCGCAGTTCCTTGGCCTTCGGCAGGGTGGTCTTGATCAGCTCGTGCTTGAACAGCGAGGCGGCCATGTTCTTGAACATGGCTTCGCGGTGGGCGCTGGTGCGGTTGAACTTGCGGCCGGCTTTCTGGTGGCGCATGGCGTTGTTCCTTTATCGGTGAATGTTGGGTCTGTGTACTTCGCTGTCGCCATCCACTGGCGCTGGAGCATGGACTGCGCTGGCCCGACCGGCCCTCCTGGCCGGATAGTCGCCGCGGACCTTACGGGTCCGTCGGCGCTGTTGCCCCCGTTGCCAGGGGCCGTCCTGCTGGTGTTGCGGTACTGCTACAGCGACGGCCGGCGCCCCGGGGGACGCCAGCCGTTGCGGGCTCATCAGCCAAGCATGCCGTGGGCGGCAACACCGGCCGGCGGCCAGTTCTCGAGCTTCATGCCGAGGGAGAGGCCGCGCTGGGCAAGCACTTCCTTGATCTCGGTCAGCGACTTCTTGCCCAGGTTCGGGGTCTTGAGCAGCTCGACCTCGGTCTTCTGGATCAGGTCGCCGATGTAGTAGATGCTCTCGGCCTTCAGGCAGTTGGCCGAACGCACGGTCAGCTCCAGGTCGTCGATCGGGCGCAGCAGCACCGGGTCGACGCCGGCCTGCGCCGGCTTGGCCGCACCGCGGTCGCGGTGGGTGAAGTCGCCGAACACCGACAGCTGGTCGCTCAGGATGTCGGCGGCGGTGCGCACGGCTTCCTCGGCGTCGATGGTGCCGTTGGTCTCGATGTCGATGACCAGCTTGTCCAGGTCGGTGCGCTGCTCGACGCGCGCGGCTTCGACCGAGTAGGCGACGCGGCGCACCGGCGAGAACGAGGCGTCCAGCATCAGGCGGCCGATGGCGCGGGTCTCTTCGTCAGGACGGCGACGCGAGGTGGCCGGCTGGTAGCCGAAGCCGCGCTCGATCTTCAGGCGCATGTTCAGCGCCGTGTCCTTGGTCAGGTGGCAGATCACGTGCTCGGGATTCAGGATCTCGACGCTGTGGTCGGTCTTGATGTCGCCGGCGGTGACGACGCCCGGGCCCTGCTTGGCCAGGCTCAGGGTCGCGCTCTCGCCGGTGTGCATGCGGATGGCGACGTCCTTCAGGTTCAGCAGGACTTCCAGCACGTCTTCCTGCAGGCCCTCGACCGTGGTGTACTCGTGCAGCACGCCGTCGATCTCGACCTCGGTGATCGCGAAGCCCGGGATCGAGGACAGCAGGACGCGACGCAGGGCGTTGCCCAGCGTGTGCCCGTAGCCGCGCTCGAGCGGCTCGATCACGATCTTGGCGCGATTGCCATTGAGGCGTTCGATCTGCGGTCCGCGGGGACGCAGGACCTGGTTGGCGGTAACCGTCATGTTGCGGATTCTCCTGCAATGGGCCGACGATCGGGAGGCGCCGGCCCTGGTGTGTGGCCCCTTATCCGGGGACGGCCGGAAGGCGGGGCGACGCGATCCGGCCGGGGGTGGGATGCGGCGCCGCGCCCCGGAGGGCGCGGCTGCCTGCCACTACTTGTTACTTCGAGTACAGCTCGACGATCAGCGCTTCGTTGATGTCGGCCGGCAGGTCGGCCCGGTCAGGCACGGCCTTGAACACGCCGGCGAACTTCTTCGCATCGACTTCGATCCACGACGGGGTCATGTCGTGCTGCTCGGCGACGGTCAGGGCTTCCTGGACGCGCAGCTGCTTCTGCGCCTTCTCGGACAGGGCGATCGAGTCGCCGGCCTTGACCTGGTACGACGGCAGGTTCACCGGCTTGCCGTTGACCAGCACGCCGCGGTGCGAGACCAGCTGGCGGGCGGACGGACGGGTCACCGCGAAACCCATGCGGTAGACGACGTTGTCCAGGCGGGTTTCCAGCAGCTGCAGGAGGTTCTCGCCGGTGTTGCCCTTCTTGGTCGAGGCCTTCTTGTAGTAGTTGCGGAACTGGCGCTCCAGCAGGCCGTAGATACGCTTGACCTTCTGCTTCTCGCGCAGCTGGGTGGCGTAGTCGGAGAGCTTGCCCTTGCGCGCAGCGCCGTGCTGGCCGGGCTTCTGCTCCAGCTTGCACTTGGAGTCCAGCGCACGGGCCGGGCTCTTGAGGGACAGGTCGGCGCCTTCGCGGCGCGCGAGCTTACAGGTAGGACCGATATAACGAGCCATTTCTTATCGCCCCCTTAGACGCGACGCTTCTTCGGCGGACGGCACCCGTTGTGCGGGATAGGCGTCACGTCGATGATGTTGGTGATCTTGTAGCCCACGTTGTTCAGCGAGCGCACGGCGGACTCACGGCCCGGGCCCGGGCCCTTGATGCGGACTTCCAGCGACTTCACGCCGTAGTCGAGCGCGGCCTTGCCGGCCTTCTCGGCGGCGACCTGCGCGGCGAACGGGGTCGACTTGCGCGAACCGCGGAAACCCGCGCCGCCCGAAGTGGCCCACGACAGCGCATTGCCCTGGCGATCGGTGATGGTGACGATGGTGTTGTTGAAAGAAGCGTGGACGTGGGCGATGCCGTCGGTGACGACGCGCTTGATCTTCTTCTTGGTCTTGGCAGCAGCTGGCTTGGCCATGGTCTATATGTCCCTTACTTCCGGATCGCCTTGCGCGGACCCTTGCGGGTGCGGGCGTTGGTACGGGTGCGCTGGCCACGCAGCGGCAGGCCGCGACGGTGGCGCAGGCCGCGGTAGCAGCCCAGGTCCATCAGACGCTTGATGGCGATGCCGACTTCGCGACGCAGGTCGCCCTCGACGATGTACTTGCCGACCTCGGCGCGCAGGCGCTCGATTTCCGGCTCGGACAGGTCACGGATCTTGGTCGTCGTGGCCACGTTGGCGGCCTCGCAAACCTTCTTCGACCGGGTGCGGCCGATGCCATAGATGCTCTGCAACCCCACCCAGACGTGCTTATGGGTCGGCAGGTTGACGCCTGCAATACGCGCCATGACGCGATCTCCAAACTTGAGGGTCGGGGCGCCATGGGCGTACCCGACAGGATTGGTTCAAAAGTGAACTGCGAATTCTATCAATGTCCCGGATTGCTTGGAAGCCCAAGGTCTTGCGACCCTGGACCCGGCATGGGGAGTGTGCCCATGCTCCGGCGCCGGACCCCGCTGGCCCCGGTTTCCCGGGGCCGGCCGCGCTACTCCAGCGCAGCACCGCAAGGTCTCACCCGCGCGCGAGACGTCGCACGGGCCGCCCATTTCTGGAAGTACCGGCCCGTGGGGCCGGCCTGCCGGCGGAATGGGTCCGCCGGACTTGGATCTTGCAAGGTCAGCCGCGGGACAGGCCGCGCGAACCGCCCTTCAGGTTGGCCTTCTTGAGAAGGCTCTCGTACTGGTGCGACATCAGGTGGGCCTGGACCTGCGCAATGAAGTCCATGACCACCACCACCACGATCAGCAGCGAGGTACCACCGAAGTAGAACGAGGTGCCCAGCTGGGTGCGCATCAGCTCCGGCAGGAGGCAGACGATCACCAGGTAGGCGGCGCCGGCGGCCGTCAGCCGGGTCAGCACGCCGTCGATGTACTCGGCGGTGGCCTTGCCGGGACGGATGCCCGGGATCAGGGCGCCCGACTTCTTCAGATTATCCGCGGTTTCCTGCGAGTTGAACACCAGCGCGGTATAGAAGAACGCGAAGCCGGCGATCAGCGCAGCCAGGGCGATCATGTGCAGCGGCTCGCCCGGGCCCAGCGCGTTGGCCACGCGCTGCAGCCAGGTGGCCGAGGTCGCCTGGCCGGACCACATGCTCAGGGTCGCCGGGAAGGCCAGGATCGACGAGGCGAAGATCGCCGGGATCACGCCCGCCATGTTGAGCTTCAGCGGCAGGAACGAGGTCTGGTTCATGTACGCGCTGCGGCCACCCTGGCGGCGCGCGTAGTTCACCGTGATCCGGCGCTGGCCACGCTCGACGAACACGACGAACCAGGTGAAGCCGGCAACCACCGCGGCGATGATCAGCAGCGTCAGGAAGTTCAGCTGGTCATCGCGGTAGGCCTGAAAGGTCTGGATGACCGCACCCGGAAGGCCGGCGACGATGCCCGCGAAGATGATCAGCGAGACACCATTGCCGATGCCGCGCTCGGTGACCTGCTCGCCCAGCCACATCAGGAAGATGGTGCCGGCGGTCAGGGAGACCACCGCGGTCAGGACGAAGCCCATGCCCGGGGCGTACACCACCGGCATGCCGCCCGGGGCGGTCTGGCCCTGCAGCGCCAGGGCGATGCTGCCGCCCTGCACGATCGCCAGGCCCACCGCGCCGATGCGCGAATACTGGGTGATCTTGCGGCGGCCGGACTCGCCTTCCTTCTGCATCGCCTTGAGCGTCGGGAAGATGTGCACGGCCAGCTGCATCACGATGGACGCCGAGATGTACGGCATCACGTTCAGCGCGAACACGCTGAAACGGTGCAGGGCGCCGCCCGAGAACATGTTGAACATGTCCACGATGCCGCCGCCCTGCGCCTGCATCATGGCGAGCATGGCATCGGGGTTGACGCCCGGCACCGGCACGAAACAGCCAATGCGGTAGACGACCAACGCTCCAAGCACGAACAGCAGGCGCTGGCGAAGTTCGGTGAACTTGCCCAGGCCACTGCCGAGATTGCCGATGCCAGCTTGCGCCATTTGCGACTTACTCCTCGATGCTGCCGCCGGCAGCCTCGACCGCGGCCTTGGCGCCGGCGGTCAGGGCGATGCCCTTGATGACCAGCTTCCGCGAAAGCTCGCCCTTCTTGACGATCTTCGCGCGCTTGGCGGTGGACGGGACCAGCTTGGCGGCCTTCAGGGCCGCGAAGTCGACGGTATCGCCCTCGACCAGCTCGAGCTTGTACAGGAGCACCTCCGCGGTGTCCTTGGCGGTCATCGAACGGAAGCCGATCTTCGGCAGGCGACGCTGCATCGGGGTCTGGCCGCCTTCGAAGCCGGCCTTGATCTTGCCCTTGCCGGCGCGGGCGAAGGAGCCCTTGTGACCGCGACCCGCGGTCTTGCCCAGGCCGGAGCCGATTCCGCGACCGACGCGGGTACGCTCCTTGCGGGCGCCCTCTGCGGGCTTGAGAGTATTCAGACGCATGGGATTCTCCTTAGTCCTCAACCCGCACCAGGTAGTGCAGCTGGTTGATGAGGCCGCGGACCTGCGGGCTGTCCTTCAGCTCGCGCACGTCGTTGAGCTTGTTGAGGCCCAGGGCACGGACCGAGAGACGGTGACGGGCCTGGGTGCCGCGCAGGCCGCGCACCAGGCGCACCTTGACGGTCTTGTTGGACTCGTTAGCCATTGAGGAGTTCCTCCGCCTTCTTGCCGCGCTTGGCCGCGATGCGGGTCGGGGACTGCATGGCTTCCAGGCCCTTCAGGGTGGCGCGGACCAGATTGATCGGGTTACGCGAACCGACGGCCTTGGCCAGCACGTTCTTCACGCCGACCGCTTCCAGGACAGCGCGCATGGCGCCGCCGGCGATCACGCCGGTACCTTCGGAAGCCGGCTGCATGAACACGCGGGCCGCACCGTGGCGGGCCTTGACCGGGTGCCACAGGGTGCCGTTGTTCAGGTCGACGGTCAGCATGCCCTTGCGCGCATACTCCATCGACTTCTGGATGGCGACCGGGACCTCGCGGGCCTTGCCGTAGCCGAAGCCGACCTTGCCCTCGCCGTCGCCGACGACGGTCAGCGCGGTGAAGGTGAACTGGCGGCCGCCCTTGACGGTCTTGCTGACGCGGTTGACCGCGATCAGCTTCTCGATCATGCCGTCATCGACTTTCTCTTCGCGGTTGCGGTCGCGATCGCGACCCCGCGGCTGACGCTCTTCTGCCATTTCTATTTCCTGGTTGGTTGGATATGTACGGCTCTGTCGCCGCTTGTTGTTGTGGTCTACAGCCGTGGAGCGGTCCGTCGACGCAGAAGGAAGACGGCGCCCGGCGCTACCCGCGCCGGCAGGTCAGGCCCGCCCCGGAGGACAGGCCCGCGGAATCAGAACTGCAGGCCACCTTCGCGGGCGGCGTCGGCCAGGGCCTTGATGCGGCCGTGGAACCGGTAGCCCGAGCGGTCGAAGGCAACCTTCTCGATGCCGGCAGCCTTGGCACGCTCGGCGATCAGCGCACCCACCTTGGTGGCGGCGTCGGTGTTCTTGCCGTTCTTCAGGCCTTCCTTGACGTCGGCCTGCAGGGTATTGGCGGCGGCAATCACCTTCGAGCCATCGGCGGTGAACAGCTGGGCGTACAGGTGCTGGCCGGTACGCAGCACCGACAGGCGCGGCACGCCGAGCTTGCGGATGTGCGAACGGGTGGTCTTGGCGCGGCGCAGGCGGGCGTCGTTCTTGATGCTCATTGTCTGTGTCCTTGGAAGCGGATCGGCTTGGGCGTATTCCCGTGGCGCCGGACGGGCCGGCACCGGGGGAAGCCGCATTACGCCTTCTTGGCTTCCTTGCGAATGATGACTTCGTCGGAATACTTCACGCCCTTGCCCTTGTAGGGCTCCGGCGGACGCACGGCGCGGATCTTGGCGGCGATCTCGCCAACGCGCTGCTTGTCGGCGCCCTGCACCAGGACCTCGGTCTGGGTCGGGGTGGACAGGGTGATGCCTTCCGGCGCCTCGAACACCACCGGATGCGAGAAGCCCAGCGAGAGGCTGAGATCCTTGCCCTGCATGGCGGCGCGGTAACCGACGCCGACCAGCTCGAGCTTGCGCTCGAAGCCTTCGGACACACCCTTGACCATGTTGGCCAGGATGGCGCGGACGGTGCCGGTCATCGGGATCAGGGAAGCGTCATTGGCCGAGAGCACGGCATTGCCGTCCTCGATGGCGATCTGCACGCCGGCCGGCTTGACCAGTGACAGGGTGCCCTTGGGGCCCTTGGCGCTGACGCTGGTGTCCTGGATGTTGAGTTCGACGCCCTTCGGCAGGGCGATCGGCTTCTTGGCTACGCGGGACATGGTCGTCGTACTCCTTCGATTAGGCCACGTAGCACAGGACTTCGCCGCCAATGCCGGCGCTGCGCGCCTGCTTGTCGGTCATGATGCCCTGGGAGGTGGAGATGATGGCCACGCCGAGGCCGCCAAGGACCTTCGGCAGCTCGCTCTTGCCGCGGTACATGCGCAGGCCCGAGCGCGAGGCGCGCTTCAGCTGCTCGATGACCGGGCGGCCTTCGAAGTACTTCAGCACGATTTCAAGCTCGGCCTTGTTGCTCTCGCCCTGGACGACGCGCAGGTCCGAGATGTAGCCCTCGTCCTTCAGGACGGTGGCGATGGCGACCTTGATCTTGGAGGACGGCAGCTTCACCGTCTGCTTGCCGACGGCGGCCGCATTCTTGATGCGGACCAGCATGTCGGCGATGGGATCAGTCATGCTCATGAGTGGTTCCTTGAGTGCACCGATATCCGCTTTCGCGAAATCTGTATTGTCCCGGGAGGGACCGGGGCCCTTGAAGCACTGCCGGCGGGGCCGGGCAAGCGCGGAATCATAGCAGAAAACCGGCCCGTGGGGGCCGGCTTCCTTCAGCCGGGCGGCGTGGCCGCCCTGCCCTTTGTTACCAGCTGGCCTTGCGCAGGCCGGGCACGTCGCCGCGCATGGTGGCTTCGCGCAGCATGTTGCGGCCCAGGCCGAACTTGCGGTACACGCCACGCGGACGGCCCGACAGTTCGCAGCGGTTGCGCTGGCGGCTCGGCGAGGAGTCGCGCGGCAGCTTGGCCAGCTTGGTCGCAGCCTCGATCTTCTCTTCGTACGAAGCGGTCTGCGAGGAGATGACCTTCTTCAGTTCGACGCGCTTGGCGGCGTACTTCTTGGCCAGCTTTTCCCGCTTCGCGTCGCGGTTGATCATGGAGGTCTTAGCCATGGTCGATATCCCTTAGTTGCGGAACGGGAACTTGAACGCCTCGAGCAGCGCCTTTGCTTCGGCGTCGGTCTTGGCGGTCGTGGTGATGGCGATATCCATGCCGCGGATCGCGTCGACGGCGTCGAAGTCGATTTCCGGGAAGATGATCTGCTCCTTCACGCCCATGTTGTAGTTGCCACGGCCGTCGAACGAACGGCCGGACACGCCACGGAAGTCACGCACGCGCGGCAGCGCGACGCTGACCAGGCGGTCCAGGAACTCGAACATCTGGTTCCGGCGCAGCGTGACCTTGCAGCCGATCGGCCAGCCGTCGCGGATCTTGAACGAGGCCACCGAGACACGGGCCTTGGTGGTCACCGGCTTCTGGCCGGTGATCTTGGCCAGGTCGGCGACAGCGTTCTCCAGCACCTTCTTGTTGGTCGCCGCCTCGCCGACACCCATGTTCACGGTGATCTTGACGAGCTTCGGGACTTGCATCGGATTGCTGTAGCCGAACTTCTCCATGAGAGCCGGCACAACCTGTTCCTTGTAGATCTTTTCGAGCCGCGTGGTCATTGCTTCATCCTCAGGCGTCGAGCGCCTCACCACTGGAGCGGAACACACGCAGTTTGCGTCCATCCTCCAGGACCTTGTAGCCAATGCGCTCGCCCTTGCCGGTGGCAGGGTTGAGCGGCATCACGTTGGAAATGTGGATCGAGGATTCACGCTCGA
This genomic interval from Pseudoxanthomonas suwonensis 11-1 contains the following:
- the rplF gene encoding 50S ribosomal protein L6, yielding MSRVAKKPIALPKGVELNIQDTSVSAKGPKGTLSLVKPAGVQIAIEDGNAVLSANDASLIPMTGTVRAILANMVKGVSEGFERKLELVGVGYRAAMQGKDLSLSLGFSHPVVFEAPEGITLSTPTQTEVLVQGADKQRVGEIAAKIRAVRPPEPYKGKGVKYSDEVIIRKEAKKA
- the rplO gene encoding 50S ribosomal protein L15 is translated as MRLNTLKPAEGARKERTRVGRGIGSGLGKTAGRGHKGSFARAGKGKIKAGFEGGQTPMQRRLPKIGFRSMTAKDTAEVLLYKLELVEGDTVDFAALKAAKLVPSTAKRAKIVKKGELSRKLVIKGIALTAGAKAAVEAAGGSIEE
- the rpsH gene encoding 30S ribosomal protein S8, whose translation is MSMTDPIADMLVRIKNAAAVGKQTVKLPSSKIKVAIATVLKDEGYISDLRVVQGESNKAELEIVLKYFEGRPVIEQLKRASRSGLRMYRGKSELPKVLGGLGVAIISTSQGIMTDKQARSAGIGGEVLCYVA
- the rpsN gene encoding 30S ribosomal protein S14; translated protein: MAKTSMINRDAKREKLAKKYAAKRVELKKVISSQTASYEEKIEAATKLAKLPRDSSPSRQRNRCELSGRPRGVYRKFGLGRNMLREATMRGDVPGLRKASW
- the rpmD gene encoding 50S ribosomal protein L30, with product MANESNKTVKVRLVRGLRGTQARHRLSVRALGLNKLNDVRELKDSPQVRGLINQLHYLVRVED
- the rplR gene encoding 50S ribosomal protein L18, translating into MSIKNDARLRRAKTTRSHIRKLGVPRLSVLRTGQHLYAQLFTADGSKVIAAANTLQADVKEGLKNGKNTDAATKVGALIAERAKAAGIEKVAFDRSGYRFHGRIKALADAAREGGLQF
- the rpsE gene encoding 30S ribosomal protein S5, with product MAEERQPRGRDRDRNREEKVDDGMIEKLIAVNRVSKTVKGGRQFTFTALTVVGDGEGKVGFGYGKAREVPVAIQKSMEYARKGMLTVDLNNGTLWHPVKARHGAARVFMQPASEGTGVIAGGAMRAVLEAVGVKNVLAKAVGSRNPINLVRATLKGLEAMQSPTRIAAKRGKKAEELLNG
- the rplE gene encoding 50S ribosomal protein L5; this encodes MTTRLEKIYKEQVVPALMEKFGYSNPMQVPKLVKITVNMGVGEAATNKKVLENAVADLAKITGQKPVTTKARVSVASFKIRDGWPIGCKVTLRRNQMFEFLDRLVSVALPRVRDFRGVSGRSFDGRGNYNMGVKEQIIFPEIDFDAVDAIRGMDIAITTTAKTDAEAKALLEAFKFPFRN